One window of Jannaschia sp. CCS1 genomic DNA carries:
- a CDS encoding DUF1330 domain-containing protein: protein MPKGYIIGHITVNDPEAYKEYIERDTPILLSHGARPIVRGGKAEVLEGETFERHVIFEFDSYEAALAAYNDPDYQEVAEIRRRTADSVILVVEGV from the coding sequence ATGCCCAAAGGCTACATCATCGGCCATATCACGGTGAACGACCCCGAGGCCTACAAGGAGTATATCGAGCGTGACACGCCGATCCTTCTGAGCCACGGCGCGCGTCCGATTGTCCGTGGCGGCAAGGCCGAAGTGCTGGAGGGGGAGACGTTTGAACGCCACGTCATCTTTGAATTTGACAGTTATGAGGCCGCACTGGCCGCCTACAATGACCCCGACTATCAAGAGGTTGCCGAGATCCGCCGCCGCACCGCCGATAGCGTGATCCTGGTTGTGGAGGGCGTCTGA
- a CDS encoding ABC transporter permease, which yields MSDATGPDQFTAPTPDNALRNAERTDTGPVLAADGTPLKRSLSKALRAQKLRALMLIAPLLIFIMVAFIAPIVDMLFRSVENQITSETLPRTVVALENWDPEGLPDDDTYAALTYDFVEAVERRIHTRLGSRLNYETTGMSSLFRRSGRGADDIGEDYADQFHDLNPAWEEAATWASLMGAPDWLEDASAADGAGLPFRLSVAAMETLPETADAYRSFARTVQQEDNDNPTAEEPWNSVYLALYRDLSRVDVSGYDGPQADLLAEAAAAVDGFEGLSPREAWLEVNEDWGDVDVWATIEAFSDPYTAGYFLTSIDLQLTPQGIESQPEEQQIYVLLFQRTIFMSGMITLMCVLLGYPIAYLLSNLPSKSSNLLLILVLLPFWTSLLVRTSAWKVLLQQQGVINDILVWVGIVADDNRLALINNQLGTIIAMTHILLPFMILPLFSVMKTIPPSYVRAAKSLGATNFTAFRRVYFPQSIPGIGAGCILVFILAIGYYITPELVGGRTGTFISNRIAYHISSSLNWGLAAALGSLLLALVLVLYWVYDRIVGIDNVKLG from the coding sequence ATGTCCGACGCCACCGGCCCCGACCAGTTCACCGCACCCACACCCGACAACGCCCTGCGCAATGCCGAGCGCACCGATACCGGCCCGGTCCTTGCCGCCGATGGAACACCCCTGAAGCGCAGCCTTTCGAAGGCCTTGCGGGCGCAGAAGCTGCGCGCGCTGATGCTGATCGCGCCGCTGCTGATTTTCATCATGGTCGCCTTCATCGCGCCCATCGTCGATATGCTCTTCCGCTCCGTCGAGAACCAGATCACGTCCGAGACGCTGCCGCGCACCGTTGTGGCGTTGGAAAACTGGGACCCGGAAGGCCTGCCCGACGACGACACCTATGCCGCGCTGACCTATGATTTTGTCGAAGCGGTGGAGCGACGCATCCACACACGCCTTGGCTCTCGCCTGAATTACGAGACGACGGGAATGTCGTCGCTGTTTCGCCGCTCGGGCCGGGGGGCCGATGATATTGGCGAAGACTATGCCGACCAGTTTCACGACCTGAACCCCGCCTGGGAAGAGGCCGCCACATGGGCATCCCTGATGGGCGCGCCCGATTGGCTTGAGGATGCAAGCGCTGCGGACGGCGCGGGCCTGCCATTCCGCCTGTCTGTTGCCGCGATGGAAACCCTGCCCGAGACCGCAGACGCTTACCGCAGTTTCGCGCGGACCGTGCAGCAGGAAGACAACGACAACCCCACGGCGGAAGAGCCCTGGAACTCCGTCTACCTGGCCCTTTACAGGGACCTGAGCCGCGTCGATGTGTCAGGCTATGACGGACCGCAAGCTGATCTGTTGGCCGAGGCGGCAGCCGCTGTAGATGGATTTGAAGGCCTGTCCCCGCGGGAGGCTTGGCTGGAGGTGAACGAGGATTGGGGCGATGTCGACGTTTGGGCCACGATTGAAGCGTTCTCGGACCCCTACACCGCTGGATATTTCCTGACGTCGATTGACCTGCAACTGACCCCTCAGGGCATCGAATCCCAGCCGGAAGAGCAGCAAATCTATGTGCTGTTGTTCCAGCGCACGATCTTCATGTCGGGCATGATTACACTGATGTGCGTGCTCTTGGGCTACCCGATTGCCTACCTGCTGTCGAACCTGCCGTCGAAGTCGTCCAACCTGCTGCTGATCCTTGTTTTGCTGCCCTTCTGGACGTCACTTCTGGTGCGGACCAGCGCGTGGAAAGTGCTTCTGCAACAACAAGGTGTGATCAACGATATCCTTGTGTGGGTCGGTATTGTGGCCGATGACAACCGCCTGGCGCTGATCAACAACCAGCTTGGCACGATCATCGCGATGACACATATCCTGCTGCCGTTCATGATCCTGCCGCTGTTCTCGGTCATGAAGACTATCCCGCCAAGCTATGTGCGGGCGGCGAAATCGCTGGGGGCCACGAACTTCACCGCCTTCCGGCGCGTGTATTTCCCGCAGAGCATTCCGGGGATCGGGGCGGGGTGTATCCTCGTCTTCATCCTGGCCATCGGCTACTATATTACGCCGGAACTTGTGGGCGGACGGACCGGCACGTTCATCTCCAACCGGATCGCCTACCACATCTCGTCCAGCCTGAACTGGGGTCTGGCGGCGGCGCTTGGCTCGCTCCTTCTGGCGCTCGTGCTGGTTCTCTACTGGGTCTACGACCGGATCGTGGGCATCGACAACGTGAAGCTGGGATAG
- a CDS encoding ABC transporter ATP-binding protein, with product MTSDGSQAFVSFDRVQKSYDGEILVVKDLNLHIGRGEFLTMLGPSGSGKTTCLMMLAGFETATHGEITLDGKPINNIPPHKRGIGMVFQNYALFPHMTVGENLSFPLEVRGMAKSEREGKIKRALDMVQMGDFINRRPAQLSGGQQQRIALSRALVFEPELVLMDEPLGALDKQLRETLQFEITNLAHELGITTVYVTHDQTEALTMSDRVAVFDDGRIQQLAPPDQLYEEPQNSFVAQFIGENNTLQGTVSKMADDMCEVTLEDGSVIDALPVNVSAVGEKTQVSIRPERVEMDPSRLTPGAHTLKAEVKEFVYMGDIYRTRLAVAGRDDFIIKTRNAPDQRRLKPGESIEIGWRPQDCRALDA from the coding sequence TTGACCTCAGACGGATCGCAAGCGTTCGTATCGTTCGACCGCGTTCAAAAAAGCTATGACGGCGAGATCCTCGTTGTCAAAGATCTGAACCTTCACATCGGCCGGGGCGAGTTCCTGACAATGCTTGGGCCTTCGGGCTCTGGCAAAACCACGTGCCTGATGATGCTGGCGGGGTTCGAGACCGCCACCCATGGTGAAATCACCCTCGACGGCAAGCCGATCAACAACATCCCGCCCCACAAGCGCGGCATCGGCATGGTGTTTCAGAACTATGCACTGTTCCCCCATATGACAGTTGGGGAAAACCTGTCCTTCCCGCTGGAAGTGCGCGGCATGGCCAAGTCCGAGCGGGAGGGCAAGATCAAGCGCGCGCTGGACATGGTGCAGATGGGCGATTTCATCAACCGTCGCCCGGCGCAGCTATCGGGGGGGCAGCAACAGCGGATCGCCCTGAGCCGCGCTTTGGTGTTCGAGCCGGAGCTGGTTCTGATGGACGAGCCCTTGGGCGCGCTCGACAAGCAATTGCGCGAGACGTTGCAGTTCGAGATCACGAACCTCGCTCATGAGCTGGGGATTACGACCGTCTACGTGACCCACGACCAGACTGAGGCGCTGACCATGTCGGACCGTGTTGCCGTCTTCGACGATGGCCGCATTCAGCAACTGGCCCCGCCCGACCAGCTATATGAAGAGCCGCAGAACAGTTTTGTCGCGCAGTTCATTGGCGAGAATAATACGCTTCAGGGCACCGTCTCCAAGATGGCGGATGACATGTGTGAAGTGACGCTGGAAGACGGATCCGTCATCGATGCGCTGCCGGTAAACGTCAGTGCCGTGGGTGAGAAGACGCAAGTGTCCATTCGCCCCGAACGGGTAGAGATGGACCCAAGCCGGTTGACCCCCGGGGCCCATACCCTGAAGGCCGAGGTCAAGGAATTCGTCTATATGGGTGACATCTATCGCACGCGTCTGGCCGTGGCGGGCCGGGACGATTTCATCATCAAAACACGAAATGCCCCCGATCAGCGCAGGCTGAAACCGGGGGAGAGTATCGAGATCGGCTGGCGTCCGCAGGATTGCCGCGCGCTTGATGCGTAA
- a CDS encoding LysR family transcriptional regulator: MQTRALKTLSKIAQVGSFVQSAEQLGMTLSAVSMQMKALEAELGVALFDRSVRPPRLTPVAAAVVTEAQALLLWEDRLLELCRPSDTLVGQYKLGFVTTAAVRLLPDFLKTAQDMAPMASFEVETGLSATLQDKVMTGQIDAAVVTDADGLPPRLSSRLLRTEPFVFAAHGDLMADGIEGLMTRDTFFHFMPDTGIGKLIARAMLQQNRPGAARTIVLDDLEAIMECVASGLGFTLLPVPDVERYLTRQVRTVPAPAGLERKLVLAVLRDGGMAPREAALGALFDAAVDPTGPS; the protein is encoded by the coding sequence ATGCAAACGCGTGCCCTAAAGACCCTTTCAAAAATTGCCCAGGTCGGGTCCTTCGTCCAATCGGCGGAGCAGTTGGGCATGACGCTGTCGGCGGTGTCGATGCAGATGAAGGCGCTGGAGGCAGAATTGGGCGTGGCGCTGTTTGACCGATCCGTGCGTCCGCCGCGCCTGACCCCCGTGGCCGCCGCTGTGGTGACCGAGGCGCAGGCGCTGCTTCTGTGGGAGGATCGCCTGCTGGAGTTGTGCCGCCCCAGTGACACGTTGGTGGGCCAGTATAAGCTGGGCTTTGTCACCACCGCCGCCGTGCGCCTGCTGCCGGATTTCCTGAAGACGGCGCAGGATATGGCCCCCATGGCCAGCTTTGAGGTCGAAACCGGTCTGTCGGCCACCCTGCAAGACAAGGTGATGACCGGTCAGATTGATGCGGCGGTCGTGACCGATGCGGACGGTCTGCCGCCACGCCTGTCGTCCCGGCTGCTACGGACAGAGCCGTTCGTGTTTGCCGCCCATGGTGATCTGATGGCGGATGGAATTGAGGGGCTGATGACCCGTGACACGTTCTTTCATTTCATGCCGGATACGGGCATTGGCAAACTCATTGCCCGCGCGATGTTGCAGCAAAACCGCCCCGGAGCGGCGCGCACCATCGTTCTGGATGATCTGGAAGCGATCATGGAATGTGTCGCCAGCGGCCTTGGGTTCACCCTGCTGCCGGTCCCGGATGTGGAGCGATACCTGACCCGGCAGGTCCGGACGGTGCCAGCGCCCGCGGGGTTGGAGCGCAAGCTGGTGCTGGCCGTGCTGCGCGACGGCGGGATGGCCCCCCGGGAGGCCGCGCTTGGCGCACTTTTTGACGCGGCAGTTGATCCCACGGGCCCGTCGTGA
- a CDS encoding ABC transporter substrate-binding protein, which yields MNLKSLMLLTTGASMAATGAMADGHMASSMTLVSWGGAYQASQTNAYSDPYAAMHDGLEIIWDESSAEAVARLRAMNEAGNITWDLVDVVAADAIRLCDEGLAMEIDHDEMLAPAPDGTPASEDFGDLIVSDCFIPQIVYSTTVGYRTDVAEWNGNTPSDICAIFDTEAFPGQRSLERRPIGNLEWALICDGVAMEDVYDVLETEEGVEQAFAMLDTIQDQTVWWSAGADTPQLLADGEVVMGSTYNGRLFSLIEEQDQPVAMLWDAQVFDLDGWIIPEGLPEDRLARTLDFVRFATDTQRLADQSRWISYGPARASSAPLVGTHADLGIEMAPHMPTDPANAERTFLFNYEWWADYRDDMDARFQAWLAQ from the coding sequence ATGAATCTCAAGAGCCTTATGCTCCTGACAACCGGCGCCAGCATGGCCGCCACCGGCGCGATGGCCGACGGCCACATGGCCAGTTCCATGACCCTCGTGTCCTGGGGCGGCGCCTATCAGGCCAGCCAGACCAACGCCTATTCCGATCCCTACGCCGCCATGCATGACGGTCTGGAGATCATCTGGGACGAAAGCTCGGCCGAGGCCGTGGCCCGTCTGCGCGCCATGAACGAGGCGGGCAACATCACCTGGGACCTCGTGGACGTTGTGGCCGCTGACGCCATCCGCCTCTGCGACGAAGGTCTGGCGATGGAAATCGACCATGACGAGATGCTGGCCCCGGCCCCCGATGGTACGCCAGCGTCCGAGGATTTCGGCGATCTGATCGTGTCCGACTGCTTCATCCCGCAGATCGTGTATTCCACCACGGTGGGGTATCGCACGGACGTGGCAGAGTGGAACGGCAACACGCCGTCCGACATCTGCGCGATTTTCGATACCGAAGCGTTCCCCGGTCAGCGGTCGCTGGAGCGTCGTCCGATCGGCAACCTGGAATGGGCGCTGATCTGTGACGGCGTCGCGATGGAAGATGTCTACGACGTGCTTGAGACGGAAGAGGGTGTGGAGCAAGCCTTCGCAATGCTCGACACGATCCAGGACCAGACCGTTTGGTGGTCCGCCGGTGCAGACACGCCCCAGCTTCTGGCTGACGGCGAAGTTGTCATGGGCTCCACCTATAACGGTCGTTTGTTCTCTCTGATCGAGGAGCAGGACCAGCCCGTCGCCATGCTGTGGGACGCGCAGGTGTTCGACCTTGACGGTTGGATCATCCCCGAGGGGCTGCCCGAGGATCGCCTGGCCCGTACGCTGGACTTCGTGCGCTTCGCCACGGACACACAGCGTCTGGCCGATCAGTCGCGCTGGATCTCCTACGGTCCCGCACGCGCCTCTTCCGCGCCTCTGGTTGGCACGCATGCCGATCTGGGCATCGAGATGGCACCGCATATGCCAACCGACCCGGCCAATGCCGAGCGGACGTTCCTGTTCAACTACGAGTGGTGGGCCGACTACCGCGACGACATGGACGCCCGTTTCCAGGCGTGGTTGGCGCAATAA